GAGACTCATAGTCGAACTTCTGTTTTGTATCCGTCTTTTTATGGTGTATAGCTGTGTCTGATTTCAAGTTTTAAAATTTATTATTTTTGTACGATTTCATGGGGAGTCCAATGTTAAACTTTGCGTATATGATTCTGTCTAATGTCTGTAATGCACTTTTGCTTCCAGGACATGTTCCCTGTAGTGGAACTTTTAACTTATTTAATTTACACCGCTGGAGCTTGGTTATGGTTCAGGACATCAATATAGTTTTTTATTTAGCACAATTTTTTTTCATAAGCTTTACCATTGTATCAGCGGACAGATTCATACGCTTGCCGCTAAAGTAGCACAAAAGTATAATAGGAGTAATTGATTAACGTGGGTTAGCCGACTGAAAGCTATTAGCCTGGTATTATCGGGCGCGGCAAAGCGCGCCTACCCATGTACTAGTTATTACTATCAAGCAAGGAATTCGCCGGGCTGTTCAGTGTCAAAACAAAATGTTGACCAGTCCATTTAATCGGCAAACATACAAAAACAAACGAAACGAACGGTATCCAGCGCCGCAAAGCACAGAATTAGCAGCTCATTTATAAGTTTGATTAGTCAAGTAGTCCTAAATAATCCAATTCATCCCCCCTAGCTCGAATATATTCCCCCTGTAATATAATGACAGAGACGATCGAGCTGCCCTGGTAATGGTCCGCACGCATGGCATGTTTGCTATGTTTGTCGACGGTCATGGCGAGCACGAACTGTGCTCTGCAAGGTCAACTCAAACATTTCCATCGAACATCCATATAACATCTTCGATCGCCATATAAATGCAGCCACGATCGGCCAGGAtcttcatccatccatccatccattcccTCTTCCTTGCTCGATCAGACCGTGCGCACATTGGTTCATCGAGTCCTCTGCCATGGCTTCCGCCACGTTCTTGATCTTGGTCGCGGCGGCGAGCCTCCTGGCCAGCTTTGCGCAGGCCGATTTGCAGTACGGTTACTACAACACGACGTGCCCGGGCGTGGAGGAGCTTGTGCGCACCGAGCTTGAGGCCATCTTCGCCGACGACTCCACCCTCCgcgccggcctcctccgcctccacttccacgactgcttcgtccGGGGCTGCGACGCTTCCCTCATGCTCAACTCCCACAACGGCACCGCTGAGAAGCACGCCGACCCTAACCTCACCGTGCGCGGCTACGAGGCCATCGAGGccatcaagaaggtggtggagaaaGCATGCCCCCTcgtcgtctcctgcgccgacatcaTGGCCATGGCCGCGCGCGACGCCGTCAATTTTGTACGTATTCCTTGATGTTACTAACTAGTACTCCATGGATTATGAAATTGCTTTGCTCATCATAAGCTGTCGTGGCGCAGAGCGCTGGGCCACGCTACGAGGTGGAGACCGGGCGCCGCGACGGGAACGTCTCCATGCTGGAGGAGGCCCTCACCAACCTGCCACCGGCCGATGGCAACGTCACCGTGCTCACCCAGTACTTCGCCGTCAAGAACCTCACCATGAAGGACATGGTCGTCCTCTCCGGTACGAAAGAATCATTCATAACTCGATCGCGCTCTTCTTTGTCTCCGATGACCTGACTCAACATGtcatacaatgcatggatgcagcgGCGCACACGATTGGAGTGACGCACTGCTCGTCCTTCTCCAAGCGGCTCTACAACTTCACTGGAGCCGGCGACCAGGACCCCTCGCTGGAGCCGGCGTACGGGAAGACGCTGACGACCAAGTGCCCAACGGAGAAGATGGCGAGCGTGGTGCCCATGGACGATGTGACGGTGGACAAGTTCGACCTGGGATACTACGAGTCCGTGTACAATCACCGGGCGGTGCTGCGCTCCGATGCCGCGCTGGTGGAGGACAGCCTCACCGGCGCCTACGTCGCGCTCATGAACAACGCCTCCTCTCTCGACATCTTCTTCGCCGACTTTGCCGTGGCCATGATCAACATGGGCAGGGCTGGCGTTCTCACCGGCACCCAAGGCGAGATCAGAGAGACCTGCGGCGTCTACGTCGACTGATATGATCGATCGTGAATCAAAATTCAATCTGACTATTTTTTTTATCTTCAATCTGTCTATTTGGTCTGACTGGTCGACTGTGATTTGCTACTCGATCGGAATTTATTTCTAGACGCAGGGTGCTACCCGCATATGCACCACAAGTTTTTTCGGTTGTAACATTTTCCCGTGAAGTTTTGAAAAGTTCATTGTGTTCGACGAGTTTTTGTACTATGTATAGTATACGAAGATAATGAGAATatataattctaaaaaaagagttGTCTTAACTATAATGTGCCCAGATGATATGATATGCATACATTTTTAACGCATGGAGCAAGGACTGCCCTTCACTTAGCTTATTATATGCGTGCTTAATTAGTACATGGGCCGATTAATTCCAGTATTGCATGGCCCATGCATGCAGGTGCGGATGGCAGCCCCCTGGCCGATCAGATGACGAGAAACGACGGCCGGCAAGATGGCGCAAGCATGGCCGGCACGTCGGCTGTGACAACCGCGCCCCTCTGACCCCGAGCAGGAGCAATCATCGATGATGATGGCCAGACACGAGGAGGCGTTTGCAGCTGGAAGCATCATCAGCTGGCTAGCACGCCCTCATCTCTCTCTTGTTCCCAGAGTACGTGTTTTGATTTGTTTTGTTTTATTGTGTTATCAGGTTTCGCGGGAGAGAGGTCCGCATCGAGGGAAGACGCGCCGGTGACGACAGCATCAGGAAGATCATCGAAGACATGCCCGCGGCGGTGGCACGCTCGTTGGTGAAGACACGTACCATGGCCATGTCCGGCGGCGCATAGCTCGCTAGCGAATCGTGGCGGCGGCCGCCGCGTGAGGTGAACGCACAGCGAGGGAAGGAGAAAAACACCCGGGACGTGACTGCACGCAGCGGACGCGGCCAAGAGGAGACGCGCCTAGGGTGCAGCGTCGAGGAGCTCGAGCGGACGCGCCCCATGCCGGCGGTGGCGCTGGGCCGCTGGCTACGTCCCGAGCTCAGTGACGGCCGACGGCGACGGTGTCGACTTGCAAGGCGCGCACTGAGTTGCGCTGCCGCTCGCCGCTCGTAGGGGCGCTGGGCCGGAGGCGTCATAGATGCAgagaagaagaagaacgtgttcaCAGCGACGACGGCAGTGGGATCACGTTGCCGACGATCCCGAAGATCCGGCGATGAGTTGCGTTGAAACCGGAGATCGTGACGACATAGCCCAAGACAGACCCATGGCGAACAGATCACCGACGTACCGGACATTGGTTTAGCACCTGCCAAGGCGACGCGCCCTCAACGACGCCACTCTTCGCCCACCCTGTAAAGAGGCGCCTTTGTGTTGCAGACCAACCAATACGGCGTCCAGTTGAGGTAAGGCGATACAACCACAGCGATCATCTCTTCACAAGTTCACCAGGCGATGTCCCCTGATAAAGTGGAATGCCATAGACTTGCATCCAATCAAGTGAGGTGCACCCATCACGATGGACAGGTTCTTGGGCGTACATGTCCATGGCGTCGCCGGTGTACAGGCCATTCTTTGGCGTAACACCAGCCCAAGGCGACGCGGCTTCTACGACGCCATCTTTCCACGGCCCTGTGAGGCAGCACCCTTTCTCATGGCGGACCGCCGAATACTCGGTGTCCAGCCGAGACAAGGGGCCAACCACACTGGTCATGCCGATGTGAGCGTGCGGCGGTTTTACAGCAATGTCGGTCTCCTAAACAACTTACTCCCGCGAGCAGTGGCGGAGACACGGGGGGCGAGCAGGGGCCTGGCCCCCCCTATCGATCGAGCAAACATCGAGTAGGCCCTAGATAATTAACGATATGATTCAGGTACAGAAGTAATTGGCCCCCCCTAACTCAACGTCATTTATGAAGAAAGGAAAAAGGGTCAATGTAAAAGCCCATTAGCGATCGTTTACAAGCCCATGACAAGGCCATATTTGTTGATTGACCTCCGTTAAAAGTCCCCTGGTCGCTGGGCATTATTCCCTATGATTAGCGCCTATGTTGATTATCGCTGCGCCGTTGGCGCCGTCCGTCTCTGCTATCCCTTCTCATGATCTGATTCGTAAACGCAAGCTAATTCACTCGCTAATTATTTGTCCTGCAGCCAATGATCTAGCCAAGGTTAATTCAGCACACCGTCTACTAATCTCTCTTAATTCTCACCTTGTATCATTAATTCGTTATACAT
This portion of the Triticum dicoccoides isolate Atlit2015 ecotype Zavitan chromosome 7A, WEW_v2.0, whole genome shotgun sequence genome encodes:
- the LOC119328456 gene encoding peroxidase 1-like → MASATFLILVAAASLLASFAQADLQYGYYNTTCPGVEELVRTELEAIFADDSTLRAGLLRLHFHDCFVRGCDASLMLNSHNGTAEKHADPNLTVRGYEAIEAIKKVVEKACPLVVSCADIMAMAARDAVNFSAGPRYEVETGRRDGNVSMLEEALTNLPPADGNVTVLTQYFAVKNLTMKDMVVLSAAHTIGVTHCSSFSKRLYNFTGAGDQDPSLEPAYGKTLTTKCPTEKMASVVPMDDVTVDKFDLGYYESVYNHRAVLRSDAALVEDSLTGAYVALMNNASSLDIFFADFAVAMINMGRAGVLTGTQGEIRETCGVYVD